The following proteins are encoded in a genomic region of Rubrobacter xylanophilus DSM 9941:
- a CDS encoding aminotransferase class V-fold PLP-dependent enzyme gives MNSGASGPPTRRVLEAVRAADELCCGPAYLEGPGFFARCAAFAERAREEAARLLGASPEEIALTMNTTHGINLGLGALDWEAGDEVISATTEHPGCLAPLHGLRERHGVRLRLLRPPLTPARVEAAMGPRTRLVALSHVDWTTGEALPVEEICAIARRRGVLTLVDGAQSVGAVPVRLPETGADLYAFTGHKWLLGPEGMGGLYVRPGLDLPSPNLGYLSVEDPAAFRAEGGYRLHPGARRFESSTMSPALAAGLAEAGEGLFAGIRKRARLLAGLLAELPNVRLLTPLPPASGLVSFEVEGVGPDEAVLRLLERRFVVRRLPSGALRASTHLFNTEEELEGLARAVRGLA, from the coding sequence CTGAACAGCGGCGCGAGCGGCCCCCCGACCCGGCGGGTCCTGGAGGCCGTCCGGGCCGCCGACGAGCTGTGCTGCGGCCCGGCCTACCTGGAGGGGCCGGGCTTTTTCGCCCGCTGCGCGGCCTTCGCCGAGCGGGCCCGCGAGGAGGCGGCCCGCCTGCTGGGCGCCTCCCCGGAGGAGATAGCCCTCACCATGAACACCACCCACGGGATCAACCTGGGGCTCGGGGCGCTGGACTGGGAGGCGGGCGACGAGGTGATCTCGGCGACCACCGAGCACCCCGGCTGCCTGGCCCCGCTGCACGGGCTCCGGGAGCGCCACGGGGTGCGGCTGCGCCTCCTGAGGCCCCCGCTGACCCCCGCCAGGGTGGAGGCGGCGATGGGCCCGCGGACGCGGCTGGTCGCCCTCTCGCACGTGGACTGGACCACCGGGGAGGCGCTGCCGGTGGAGGAGATCTGCGCGATTGCCCGCCGCCGGGGCGTCCTCACCCTGGTCGATGGGGCCCAGTCGGTGGGCGCCGTCCCGGTGCGCCTCCCGGAGACGGGGGCGGACCTCTACGCGTTCACCGGGCACAAGTGGCTGCTGGGCCCCGAGGGGATGGGCGGCCTCTACGTGCGCCCCGGCCTGGACCTGCCGAGCCCCAACCTGGGCTACCTCTCCGTGGAGGACCCGGCCGCCTTCCGCGCGGAGGGCGGCTACCGGCTGCACCCCGGGGCGCGGCGCTTCGAGTCCTCCACGATGAGCCCGGCGCTCGCGGCGGGCCTCGCGGAGGCCGGGGAGGGGCTCTTCGCGGGCATCCGGAAGAGGGCGCGCCTTCTGGCCGGGCTGCTCGCCGAGCTGCCCAACGTCCGGCTGCTCACCCCCCTCCCCCCGGCCTCGGGGCTGGTGAGCTTCGAGGTGGAGGGCGTCGGGCCCGACGAGGCGGTCCTCCGGCTGCTGGAGCGGCGCTTTGTCGTGCGGAGGCTGCCGTCGGGGGCCCTCCGGGCGAGCACCCACCTCTTCAACACGGAGGAGGAGCTGGAGGGGCTGGCGAGGGCGGTGCGGGGGCTCGCTTAG
- the pyrE gene encoding orotate phosphoribosyltransferase: protein MEPPERRDLAARIREASLLEGDFVLSSGRRSSFYVDKYLFSTDPALLRDIAAGLEGLLPAGVERLAGVELGAVPLVVAVALRTGMPYVIVRKEAKGHGTVRGIEGRLGEGERVALIEDVTTTGTQAVRAARRLAEAGAEVAGVVAVLDRREGEAGEDLQGFPFRALFRIEDLRAAKAR, encoded by the coding sequence GTGGAGCCCCCTGAGCGGCGGGATCTTGCGGCCCGCATCCGGGAGGCGTCGCTTCTTGAGGGCGACTTCGTGCTCTCGAGCGGGCGGCGCAGCAGCTTCTACGTGGACAAGTACCTCTTCTCCACCGACCCGGCGCTCCTGCGGGACATCGCCGCGGGGCTCGAGGGGCTGCTCCCGGCGGGCGTGGAGCGGCTCGCGGGCGTGGAGCTAGGGGCGGTGCCGCTGGTGGTCGCCGTGGCGCTGCGCACCGGGATGCCCTACGTCATAGTGCGCAAGGAGGCCAAGGGGCACGGCACCGTCCGCGGCATCGAGGGGCGGCTCGGGGAGGGGGAGCGCGTCGCCCTCATCGAGGACGTCACCACCACCGGGACGCAGGCCGTGCGGGCCGCCCGGCGGCTGGCCGAGGCGGGGGCGGAGGTGGCCGGGGTGGTGGCCGTGCTCGACCGCCGGGAGGGGGAGGCGGGGGAGGATCTGCAGGGCTTCCCCTTCAGGGCCCTGTTTAGGATCGAGGATCTTCGGGCAGCTAAAGCCCGTTAA
- a CDS encoding transglycosylase domain-containing protein has protein sequence MHSGSLVRMSRRRRRMRRRGSLWSRVRTALLVLAGITALSLAGLLASFSYAYYALADDLPDLDDYRSVELAQTSVVYDADGNVVDQLYGVQNRFVVELDEIDPTLRNAVVAIEDHRFYQHRGVDFRAILRAARTNIATMSIREGGSTITQQLIKNTYIAQEQRSVPSFQRKINEAALAWQYEKEHSKREILEQYLNTVYFGRGAYGAEAAARTYFNKSAEDLTLPESALLAGIINLPSAYDPFTDPESARKRRNVVLDRMLRYGYITKEEHDRAVRAPIELSRGRIEPRNDNEYFLDAVRKELAREYGEEMVYEGGLKIYTTLDPDLQELASRAVDAVVNPEAGDPSAALVSIDPNTGAVRAMVGGSDFDRLKFNLATQARRQPGSSFKPFVLAEMVDQGYSPQSVYVSRPLRIPMPPGSAEPYYEVSNYADVFRGPITVEEATAQSDNTVFVQLAMDLGLENVVEMAHELGIKSELEPYPSTAIGGLGQGVSPLEMASAYSTFANGGVHMEPYLIEKVTTEENGREVVLEEHEPEGERVLSRDEAAVVTETLRAVVERGTASLFHDLDAELGRPSAGKTGTTEEFADAWYVGYIPQLATSVWVGYPGERRPMVNIRGYSEINGENFPLDIWSLYMQGAVQYFPVQQFDVPSPDLDLRVRNAGLLETTGEGETTSGAADEETTGLVEDLLDGVLGEDGREEEGPARERPRTPPQRPSPQPPPPPQPAPQPAPQPAPAPQPAPAPQPAPAPQQPGGFPGGDAFDSWVFED, from the coding sequence ATGCATAGCGGGAGCCTGGTCAGGATGAGCCGGCGGCGCCGGCGGATGCGCAGGAGGGGCAGCCTCTGGTCCCGGGTCAGGACAGCGCTCCTGGTCCTCGCGGGGATCACGGCCCTCAGCCTCGCCGGGCTTCTGGCCAGCTTCTCCTACGCCTACTACGCGCTGGCCGACGACCTCCCGGACCTCGACGACTACCGCTCCGTGGAGCTGGCCCAGACCTCCGTCGTCTACGACGCCGACGGCAACGTCGTGGACCAGCTCTACGGGGTGCAGAACCGCTTCGTGGTCGAGCTGGACGAGATAGACCCCACCCTGCGGAACGCGGTGGTCGCCATCGAGGACCACCGGTTCTACCAGCACCGGGGGGTGGACTTCCGGGCCATCCTGCGGGCCGCCCGCACCAACATAGCCACCATGTCCATCCGCGAGGGCGGCTCCACCATCACCCAGCAGCTCATAAAGAACACCTACATAGCCCAGGAGCAGCGCTCCGTCCCCAGCTTCCAGCGCAAGATCAACGAGGCCGCCCTGGCCTGGCAGTACGAGAAGGAGCACTCGAAGCGGGAGATCCTGGAGCAGTACCTGAACACCGTGTACTTCGGGCGGGGGGCCTACGGGGCGGAGGCCGCGGCGAGGACCTACTTCAACAAGAGCGCCGAGGACCTCACGCTCCCCGAGTCCGCGCTGCTGGCCGGGATCATCAACCTCCCGAGCGCCTACGACCCGTTCACCGACCCCGAGAGCGCCAGAAAACGGCGCAACGTGGTGCTGGACAGGATGCTCCGGTACGGCTACATAACGAAGGAGGAGCACGACCGGGCGGTCCGGGCGCCGATAGAGCTCAGCCGCGGCCGGATAGAGCCGCGCAACGACAACGAGTACTTCCTCGACGCGGTGCGCAAGGAGCTCGCCCGCGAGTACGGCGAGGAGATGGTCTACGAGGGGGGGCTGAAGATCTACACCACCCTCGATCCCGACCTGCAGGAGCTGGCCTCGCGCGCCGTGGACGCGGTGGTGAACCCGGAGGCCGGCGACCCCTCGGCGGCCCTGGTCTCCATAGACCCGAACACCGGGGCGGTGCGGGCGATGGTCGGCGGCTCGGACTTCGACCGGCTGAAGTTCAATCTGGCCACCCAGGCGCGCCGGCAGCCGGGCAGCTCCTTCAAGCCCTTCGTGCTGGCGGAGATGGTGGACCAGGGCTACTCGCCGCAGAGCGTGTACGTCTCCAGGCCGCTGCGCATCCCGATGCCCCCGGGCTCGGCCGAGCCTTACTACGAGGTCTCCAACTACGCGGACGTGTTCCGCGGCCCGATCACGGTGGAGGAGGCCACCGCCCAGTCGGACAACACGGTCTTCGTGCAGCTGGCGATGGATTTGGGGCTCGAGAACGTGGTGGAGATGGCCCACGAGCTGGGGATAAAGAGCGAGCTCGAGCCCTACCCCTCGACCGCCATCGGCGGGCTCGGCCAGGGCGTGAGCCCGCTGGAGATGGCCTCCGCCTACTCCACGTTCGCCAACGGCGGGGTGCACATGGAGCCCTACCTGATCGAGAAAGTCACCACCGAGGAGAACGGCCGGGAGGTCGTCCTGGAGGAGCACGAGCCTGAGGGGGAGCGGGTGCTGAGCCGGGACGAGGCCGCGGTGGTCACCGAGACCCTGCGGGCGGTGGTGGAGCGGGGGACGGCGAGCCTGTTCCACGACCTGGACGCCGAGCTCGGACGCCCCTCGGCAGGCAAGACGGGGACCACCGAGGAGTTCGCCGACGCCTGGTACGTGGGCTACATCCCCCAGCTCGCCACGAGCGTCTGGGTCGGCTACCCGGGGGAGCGGCGCCCGATGGTGAACATCCGGGGCTACTCGGAGATCAACGGTGAGAACTTCCCGCTGGACATCTGGTCGCTGTACATGCAGGGCGCCGTGCAGTACTTCCCCGTCCAGCAGTTCGACGTGCCGAGCCCGGACCTGGACCTGCGGGTGAGAAACGCGGGCCTGCTGGAGACCACCGGCGAGGGGGAGACGACCTCGGGCGCGGCGGACGAGGAGACCACCGGCCTCGTGGAGGACCTGCTGGACGGCGTGCTCGGCGAAGACGGCCGTGAAGAGGAGGGCCCCGCCCGCGAGCGCCCGCGAACGCCCCCGCAGCGACCCTCGCCCCAACCGCCGCCCCCGCCACAGCCCGCCCCCCAGCCGGCGCCCCAGCCCGCCCCGGCCCCGCAGCCCGCCCCAGCCCCGCAGCCGGCCCCGGCCCCGCAGCAGCCCGGCGGCTTCCCCGGCGGCGACGCCTTCGACAGCTGGGTCTTCGAGGACTAG
- the rpoD gene encoding RNA polymerase sigma factor RpoD → MAAEDTMMLADRAYELLSKGRSQGFLSAEDVADLVREGDLSPDEAEELYATLEEEDITLVDEELEGAAEVTPERAAGREGDNPASQLAHAVATGDSIRMYLAEIGRVPLLTHADEIRLAKAISRGCKRSKDKLVEANLRLVVSIAKKYRNRGVSFLDLIQEGNIGLIRAAEKFDYRKGFKFSTYATWWIRQAITRAIADKGRTIRIPVHMVEKVNKYHRTQRRMTQALGREPTDEEVAEELGVPVEEVLRLQEISQRSISLETPVGDDESSSLGDFLEDASAVTPTDAVSESLLKLHLREALDELPERERQIIEMRFGMKDDRPRTLEEVGREFDITRERVRQIQMKTLNLLREQRRTQNLREYLH, encoded by the coding sequence ATGGCGGCTGAGGACACCATGATGCTTGCTGACCGTGCCTACGAGCTTCTCAGCAAGGGCAGGAGCCAGGGTTTTCTCAGCGCGGAGGACGTGGCGGATCTGGTGAGGGAGGGGGACCTCTCGCCCGATGAGGCGGAGGAGCTCTACGCCACGCTGGAGGAGGAGGACATCACCCTCGTAGACGAGGAGCTGGAGGGGGCGGCGGAGGTCACTCCGGAGCGGGCCGCGGGCCGCGAGGGGGACAACCCGGCCTCCCAGCTGGCCCACGCAGTGGCCACGGGGGACTCCATCAGGATGTACCTCGCCGAGATAGGGCGGGTTCCGCTGCTCACCCACGCCGACGAGATCCGGCTGGCCAAGGCCATCTCCCGGGGCTGTAAGCGGAGCAAGGACAAGCTGGTGGAGGCCAACCTGCGGCTGGTGGTCTCCATCGCCAAGAAGTACCGCAACCGCGGCGTCTCCTTTCTCGACCTCATCCAGGAGGGGAACATCGGGCTCATCCGGGCGGCCGAGAAGTTCGACTACCGCAAGGGCTTCAAGTTCTCCACGTACGCGACTTGGTGGATCAGGCAGGCCATAACCCGCGCCATCGCGGACAAGGGGCGGACCATCCGCATCCCGGTGCACATGGTGGAGAAGGTCAACAAGTACCACAGGACCCAGCGCCGGATGACCCAGGCCCTCGGCCGCGAGCCGACCGACGAGGAGGTGGCCGAGGAGCTCGGCGTGCCGGTGGAGGAGGTGCTGCGGCTGCAGGAGATCAGCCAGCGCTCCATCTCCCTGGAGACCCCGGTCGGCGACGACGAGTCCTCCTCGCTCGGGGACTTTCTCGAGGACGCCAGCGCCGTAACCCCCACCGACGCCGTCAGCGAGTCGCTGCTCAAGCTGCACCTGCGCGAGGCGCTCGACGAGCTGCCAGAGCGGGAGCGCCAGATCATCGAGATGAGGTTCGGGATGAAGGACGACCGGCCCCGGACCCTCGAGGAGGTCGGCCGCGAGTTCGACATCACCCGCGAGCGGGTGCGCCAGATCCAGATGAAGACCCTCAACCTGCTGCGCGAGCAGCGCCGCACCCAGAACCTGCGTGAGTACCTCCACTAG
- a CDS encoding metal-sensitive transcriptional regulator, with translation MQRENKREVIRRLKSVEGHVRGIVKMMEEEDVTYAEVVQQTNAVFSAVRRINALLLKDFIEERALSDGASEEAVREMLKAVDRVAR, from the coding sequence TTGCAGAGAGAGAACAAGAGAGAGGTGATCCGGCGCCTCAAGAGCGTCGAGGGCCACGTGCGGGGGATCGTCAAGATGATGGAGGAGGAGGACGTGACCTACGCCGAGGTGGTCCAGCAGACCAACGCGGTCTTCTCCGCGGTGCGCAGGATCAACGCCCTCCTGCTCAAGGACTTTATCGAGGAGCGGGCGCTTTCGGACGGGGCCTCGGAGGAGGCGGTGCGGGAGATGCTGAAGGCCGTGGACCGGGTGGCCCGGTGA
- a CDS encoding SH3-like domain-containing protein has protein sequence MERPHDLGGEPAGPVDRREHEVEDWERLTDAITIALDRKGVKTTDEHRRAIESLPDYRELSYYERWAAATENLLVEKGLLSRKEIDARAEELSRAWGER, from the coding sequence GTGGAGAGGCCCCACGACCTCGGCGGCGAACCGGCGGGCCCCGTCGACCGGCGGGAGCACGAGGTCGAGGACTGGGAGCGCCTGACGGACGCGATCACGATCGCCCTCGACCGCAAGGGCGTAAAGACCACCGACGAGCACCGGCGCGCCATAGAGAGCCTCCCCGACTACCGGGAGCTCTCCTACTACGAGCGCTGGGCGGCGGCGACCGAGAACCTCCTCGTCGAGAAGGGCCTCCTCTCCCGGAAGGAGATCGACGCCCGGGCCGAGGAGCTCTCGCGGGCGTGGGGGGAGCGGTGA
- a CDS encoding glucosyl-3-phosphoglycerate synthase has translation MSTYHERPLGPTSAADWFRQRSYEYGQFPPERLARRKRELGLAVSAVLPSRNVAETVGGIIDEIHALNERAPLIDQVLVVDADSEDGTAGIAASRGAEVYSENELMSGYGDAHGKGDAMWRALSVARGDLVLYVDADTRDFRPQLAYGVLGPILEVPEVRFVKAAYRRPFRKGESIEEDGGGRVTELTAKPLFNLFYPELTGFVQPLAGEFVADRELFCSIPFLTGYAVETGIMIDVLKKVGLGAMAQVDLGERQNRHQHLRDLSRMSYAVVRAVARRLRQEGRLQQVREPGLPESFFQFSDYLHAVATPEGLKLQEYVEELVERPPINEVLRVR, from the coding sequence ATGAGCACTTATCATGAGAGGCCCCTTGGGCCGACAAGCGCTGCAGACTGGTTTAGGCAACGGTCGTATGAATACGGCCAGTTTCCGCCGGAGAGGCTGGCGCGGCGGAAGCGCGAGCTGGGGCTTGCGGTGAGCGCCGTGCTGCCGAGCCGCAACGTGGCGGAGACGGTCGGCGGGATCATCGACGAGATCCACGCGCTCAACGAGCGGGCCCCGCTCATAGACCAGGTGCTGGTGGTCGACGCCGACTCGGAGGACGGGACGGCGGGGATCGCCGCCTCGCGCGGGGCGGAGGTCTACTCGGAGAACGAGCTGATGTCCGGCTACGGCGACGCCCACGGCAAGGGCGATGCGATGTGGCGGGCGCTCTCGGTGGCCCGGGGGGACCTCGTCCTCTACGTCGACGCCGACACCCGGGACTTCCGGCCGCAGCTGGCCTACGGCGTGCTGGGTCCCATACTGGAGGTGCCGGAGGTGCGCTTCGTGAAGGCGGCCTACCGCAGGCCCTTCAGAAAGGGCGAGAGCATCGAGGAGGACGGCGGCGGCCGGGTCACGGAGCTTACGGCCAAGCCGCTCTTCAACCTGTTCTACCCGGAGCTCACGGGCTTCGTGCAGCCGCTCGCGGGCGAGTTCGTGGCCGACCGGGAGCTGTTCTGCTCCATACCGTTCCTCACCGGCTACGCGGTGGAGACGGGCATCATGATCGACGTGCTCAAGAAGGTCGGGCTCGGGGCCATGGCGCAGGTGGACCTGGGGGAGCGCCAGAACCGCCACCAGCACCTGCGCGACCTCTCCCGCATGTCCTACGCGGTGGTCCGGGCGGTGGCCCGGAGGCTGCGGCAGGAGGGCCGCCTGCAGCAGGTCCGGGAGCCGGGCCTGCCGGAGTCCTTCTTCCAGTTCAGCGACTACCTGCACGCGGTGGCGACCCCGGAGGGCCTGAAGCTGCAGGAGTACGTGGAGGAGCTGGTGGAGCGACCCCCCATAAACGAGGTGCTGAGGGTAAGGTAG
- a CDS encoding HAD-IA family hydrolase: protein MRLEAALFDFDGTLVDTTELIHQSMRHAVRRVLGRELPREVLLANVGQPLPRQMELLDPGRAAELLEVYREHNHAHHDDLIREFPGVEGALERLKEEGLGVAVVTSKRRLAVEMALRVFPRLGELVDHFVTMEDTPRHKPDPEPLLRALSLLGARPGEAAYVGDSPFDVAAAKAAGIRSVAVGWGAFPEAALRAAGPDHLVPGVPEAAELLLRLRRGEEAP, encoded by the coding sequence GTGAGGCTTGAGGCCGCCCTCTTCGACTTCGACGGGACGCTGGTGGACACCACGGAGCTCATACACCAGTCCATGCGCCACGCCGTGCGGCGGGTGCTCGGGCGGGAGCTTCCGCGGGAGGTTCTGCTCGCCAACGTCGGGCAGCCCCTGCCGCGCCAGATGGAGCTTCTGGACCCCGGGCGCGCCGCCGAGCTTCTGGAGGTCTACAGGGAGCACAACCACGCCCACCACGACGACCTGATCCGGGAGTTCCCCGGCGTGGAGGGGGCGCTGGAGCGCCTGAAGGAGGAGGGGCTCGGGGTGGCGGTGGTGACCTCCAAGCGCCGGCTCGCCGTGGAGATGGCCCTCCGGGTCTTCCCCCGCCTCGGCGAGCTGGTGGACCACTTCGTGACCATGGAGGACACCCCCCGGCACAAGCCCGACCCGGAACCGCTGCTGCGGGCGCTCTCGCTCCTCGGCGCCCGGCCCGGGGAGGCCGCCTACGTCGGGGACTCGCCCTTCGACGTGGCCGCGGCGAAGGCCGCGGGCATAAGGAGCGTGGCCGTCGGCTGGGGGGCCTTCCCCGAAGCGGCGCTGCGGGCGGCGGGCCCCGACCACCTGGTGCCCGGCGTGCCGGAGGCGGCGGAGCTGCTCCTCCGCCTCCGGCGCGGGGAGGAGGCCCCCTAA
- a CDS encoding UDP-N-acetylmuramoyl-L-alanyl-D-glutamate--2,6-diaminopimelate ligase, with the protein MAVEREELRRVLGVEVPAGVGRVCGVTHDSREVEPGFAFVAVPGFKRDGVEFVPEALRRGAALVVAEREVPEAPVAVVPDARAALAALACAFHGHPSRRMEVYGVTGTNGKTTTCYALHAVLAGAFGEERCGLMTTAEVVAGGERRPAVRTTPEATEVQAALAGMRERGVERVAMEVSSHGIALRRVEGIRFAGAVFTNLSRDHLDLHGTMEEYYRTKRRLFLWARGPKLSNADDAWGRRLAGEVEGVRTFGSAVGADYRIEGVRPSGAGTRFVLRRGEEALRIEVPLFGDYNVQNAAGAAALALELGVPGETVARALRGMPQVPGRFERVGGPGFEVIVDYAHTDVGLEAVLRVAREVARRGRPGRVICVFGAAGERDGAKRPLMGRVASRLADRGIITTDDAYSEDPEKIAREVAAGVEDGRLEIVLDRREAIRRALSEAGEGDVVVVAGKGHERVQHLPWGDVPFHDATVIREILEERDPCRERTRER; encoded by the coding sequence ATGGCGGTGGAGCGCGAGGAGCTGAGGCGGGTTTTGGGCGTGGAGGTGCCCGCGGGCGTGGGGAGGGTATGCGGGGTCACCCACGACTCGCGGGAGGTCGAGCCGGGCTTCGCCTTTGTGGCGGTACCGGGCTTCAAGCGGGACGGGGTGGAGTTCGTGCCGGAGGCGCTGCGCCGGGGGGCGGCGCTCGTGGTCGCGGAGCGGGAGGTTCCCGAGGCTCCTGTCGCGGTGGTGCCCGATGCGAGGGCGGCGCTCGCGGCCCTCGCCTGCGCCTTTCACGGCCATCCCTCGCGCCGGATGGAGGTCTACGGGGTGACCGGGACGAACGGGAAGACCACCACCTGCTACGCGCTGCACGCGGTGCTCGCGGGGGCGTTCGGGGAGGAGCGCTGCGGCCTCATGACCACGGCGGAGGTGGTCGCCGGCGGCGAGAGGAGACCTGCGGTCAGGACGACCCCGGAGGCCACCGAGGTGCAGGCGGCGCTCGCCGGGATGCGCGAGCGGGGGGTGGAGCGGGTGGCGATGGAGGTCTCCTCGCACGGGATCGCGCTGCGGCGGGTGGAGGGGATCCGCTTTGCGGGCGCCGTCTTCACCAACCTCAGCCGGGATCACCTGGACCTGCACGGCACCATGGAGGAGTACTACCGGACCAAGCGGCGGCTCTTCCTCTGGGCCCGGGGGCCCAAGCTCTCGAACGCCGACGACGCGTGGGGCCGGCGGCTGGCCGGGGAGGTGGAGGGGGTGAGGACCTTCGGCTCCGCCGTGGGGGCGGACTACAGGATCGAGGGCGTACGCCCCTCGGGAGCGGGCACGCGCTTCGTGCTGCGGCGCGGGGAGGAGGCGCTCCGGATCGAGGTTCCGCTCTTCGGGGACTACAACGTGCAGAACGCGGCCGGGGCCGCGGCGCTCGCCCTGGAGCTCGGGGTGCCCGGGGAGACCGTTGCCCGGGCGCTGCGCGGGATGCCGCAGGTTCCCGGGCGCTTCGAGCGGGTGGGCGGTCCGGGCTTCGAGGTGATCGTGGACTACGCCCACACCGACGTGGGGCTGGAGGCCGTTCTGCGGGTGGCGCGCGAGGTGGCCCGCCGGGGGCGGCCGGGGAGGGTCATCTGCGTCTTCGGGGCGGCCGGGGAGCGGGACGGGGCCAAGCGGCCGCTCATGGGGCGGGTGGCCTCCCGGCTCGCCGACCGCGGCATCATCACCACCGACGATGCCTACTCGGAGGATCCCGAGAAGATCGCCCGGGAGGTCGCCGCCGGCGTCGAGGATGGGCGCCTCGAGATCGTGCTGGACCGCCGGGAGGCGATCCGGCGGGCGCTCTCGGAGGCGGGGGAGGGCGACGTGGTCGTCGTGGCCGGCAAGGGGCACGAGCGGGTGCAGCACCTTCCCTGGGGGGACGTGCCGTTCCACGACGCCACCGTGATACGCGAGATCCTGGAGGAGCGTGATCCTTGCAGAGAGAGAACAAGAGAGAGGTGA
- a CDS encoding inositol monophosphatase family protein, producing MSTSTSGRSEEAPEELHGFVCELARRAGELQLSRYEDPGRVREKGPKDIVTEVDLLCEELLVGAIRERYPQDAILAEEGGGEVSETGRTWLLDPVDGTANFSRANPLFCACVSVVEGGAVTHAAVAAPRLGDLYHARLGGGAYRDSGGRTERLRVSETGRLEDCFVAADLSFAKRRKSPHAAGLEALFSACWQFRSLGSAGIRGAWLAAGYLDISVGTNNTPWDYATTALLVAEAGGRVTDLSGGPWSLSSQTLIATNGAVHEAVLERLGAGRY from the coding sequence GTGAGTACCTCCACTAGCGGCCGCTCGGAAGAGGCCCCGGAAGAGCTACACGGCTTTGTCTGCGAGCTAGCCCGGCGCGCGGGCGAGCTTCAGCTCTCCCGCTACGAGGACCCGGGACGGGTCAGGGAGAAGGGCCCGAAGGACATCGTCACCGAGGTGGACCTGCTCTGCGAGGAGCTTCTCGTGGGGGCCATCCGGGAGCGCTACCCGCAGGACGCCATCCTCGCCGAAGAAGGCGGCGGAGAGGTCTCGGAGACCGGCCGCACCTGGCTTCTGGACCCGGTGGACGGCACGGCCAACTTCTCCCGGGCCAACCCGCTCTTCTGCGCCTGCGTCTCCGTGGTCGAGGGCGGCGCCGTCACCCACGCCGCCGTCGCCGCCCCCCGGCTCGGGGACCTCTACCACGCCAGGCTCGGCGGCGGCGCCTACCGGGACTCTGGCGGCCGCACCGAGCGGCTGCGCGTGAGCGAGACCGGCAGGCTCGAGGACTGCTTCGTCGCCGCCGACCTCTCCTTCGCCAAGCGCAGGAAGAGCCCGCACGCCGCCGGGCTCGAGGCCCTGTTCTCGGCCTGCTGGCAGTTCAGGTCGCTCGGGAGCGCGGGCATCCGGGGAGCCTGGCTGGCCGCGGGCTACCTGGACATCTCGGTCGGCACCAACAACACCCCCTGGGACTACGCCACCACCGCCCTGCTCGTCGCCGAGGCGGGCGGCCGGGTGACCGACCTCTCGGGCGGCCCCTGGAGCCTCTCCTCGCAGACCCTCATCGCCACCAACGGCGCGGTGCACGAGGCGGTGCTGGAGCGGCTCGGGGCGGGCCGCTACTAG
- the surE gene encoding 5'/3'-nucleotidase SurE, translated as MRIVLTNDDGIEAPGLLAARRALEEVGEVITVAPDRNRSGVGRSITFGAELYVEERRMADGGVGYACSGTPVDCVRLVALGMVEGFRPDIVVSGINHGENLGDDITYSGTVAGALEAIVIGVPGIAVSLSTGRPWHGADGREELHFEPVARFTARLAGLALRDLPPGRILNVNAPNLPEEELEGARVTRLGRRFYQDELIEVRDKNGRVGYNIYNNPPGHHDEEGTDFAALQSRRISVTPVHLDLTDTAGLKELESWDIGRLVVR; from the coding sequence ATGCGCATCGTACTGACAAACGACGACGGCATAGAGGCCCCGGGGCTTTTGGCGGCCCGGCGGGCGCTGGAGGAGGTCGGGGAGGTGATCACGGTCGCCCCCGACCGCAACCGCTCCGGGGTGGGCCGGAGCATTACGTTCGGCGCGGAGCTGTACGTGGAGGAGCGCCGGATGGCCGACGGCGGCGTGGGGTACGCGTGCAGCGGCACGCCGGTGGACTGCGTGCGGCTCGTGGCGCTCGGGATGGTAGAGGGCTTCAGGCCGGACATCGTGGTCTCGGGGATAAACCACGGGGAGAACCTGGGCGACGACATCACCTACTCCGGGACGGTGGCCGGGGCGCTGGAGGCGATCGTCATCGGGGTGCCCGGTATAGCGGTTTCGCTGAGCACCGGCCGGCCCTGGCACGGGGCGGACGGCCGGGAGGAGCTGCACTTCGAGCCGGTGGCCCGCTTCACGGCCCGGCTGGCCGGGCTGGCGCTCCGCGACCTGCCGCCCGGGCGCATCCTGAACGTGAACGCCCCCAACCTCCCCGAGGAGGAGCTGGAGGGGGCGAGGGTGACCCGGCTCGGGCGGCGCTTCTACCAGGACGAGCTCATAGAGGTGCGCGACAAGAACGGGAGGGTCGGCTACAACATCTACAACAACCCGCCCGGCCACCACGACGAGGAGGGCACCGACTTTGCGGCGCTGCAGAGCCGCCGGATCAGCGTGACCCCCGTGCACCTGGACCTCACCGACACCGCCGGGCTGAAGGAGCTCGAGAGCTGGGACATCGGGAGGCTGGTGGTCCGGTGA